GTTTTTCTGTGTAAAGGCTCCAAAGGAACCCACTTATTCAGGAAAACCGAAGCCTGTAGGCGAAGCGTCAAAAATACAAGGTATATGTTTGATTATAGATATAGGAAGTAACCTTTTTTAAGGACTCGGCTTTTTCATAAACCAATACCAAGATTCAGGTATTTACTCATGTTTTTGGAAAGGATTTTTTATAAGTTTTCTTTTTTAGGCCTTTATTATCACTAGTACTAAGTATTGGTTATGGCGCACAGAAACAGTAATTTAGATGCCTTGATGTGATGAAAACTTAACTAGCTTGTTATATAAATTTTAGTATATTTGACAAGTGATTTAACAGCGATATGAGCTCTTCTGAGAATGATTTCTGTAAAGTGTCTTTAGACAATTCAAGGCAGGTGGCTACCTTGTTTTGGAAAAGAGAGGTAAAACTCCTTGAGTTTCAGGACGGGTGCCGACAGCTGGCTTCTTTGTTCATCAACCACAACATAAGCCGGTGTTTGATTGAATCTACTAACAGGGGTAGCTTGTCTATGGAAGCCGAGGATTGGCTAAACACGCTACGCTCCAGTGTGGCCCTGCAGGCCAACCATCTGCAGGTAGCCCTGGTCATGTCTGATGAGCGGTACCAAAACCTGATCTATGATTACTCTTTAAGCCACACGCAGCCGCTGGACTTGCCTATCCATTTCAATTATTTTACCTGCATTGAGGATGCCATGGACTGGCTCCTACATGAACAGCCTTCCCAGGCAACGGCGTAACCACCTCTTTTAACTTTCCTTTTTATTCCTTTCCTGCTTTCAGAAACCCGTTTAAAAGCTTAATTATCATTAATAAGCGCGAGCCTCATTGGCGATATCGTCCGCTGGTGTCTGCACGCAAGTTTGGTTTTGGCTTTAACCTCTTTTCCTTCTTTTCAATCTTTTCCTTCTCTCTGTCATCCTGTAAGGATCTCGGTAGCGACCGGTAAAGACATGGATAACACGCTACTGCTCTTCGCCCACAAGGTCCTTTCAGGATGACAAAAGAAAATTAAGGAGCCTTTGAGGACAAAAGAAAAAGAAGGCTTCGAAGTACTCAGGTTGCCTGCGGACGCTCATTGAGGCTTGCTCCATTCCAGAGCCTTAGAATTGCCTTTACAAAAAGAGCGCGTGCCTGGTACAGGCACGCGCTCTTTTTAAATTAAAGCTGGCTTTATATTAGTTGTTGACAGAGATAAGCTCTACGTCAAAAATAAGGGCGGCATTGGGTCCAATATCCGCTCCGGCGCCACGGGGACCGTAGGCCAGGTTACTTGGGATGAACAGGCGCCATTTGTCGCCTTCTTTCATAAGTTGCAAGGCTTCCGTCCAGCCGGCAATTACCCCATTTACCGGGAAAGTGGCCGGCTCGCCGCGCTCATACGAAGAGTCAAACACGGTTCCGTCAATAAGGGTGCCGTGGTAGTGGGTGGTCACGTGGGAGGTCTTGGTAGGTGTTTTACCCGAGCCGCTTTCCAACACTTCATATTGCAAGCCGCTAGGCAGGGTTTTAACGCCTTCCTTAGCTTTGTTGCTTTCTAAGAAGGCCTCGCCCTCTTTTTTGTTTTGCTCACCACTAACCCCGGCAGAGGCCTGCTGTTTCTCCTGCATCTGCATCTGCAACTGCATCATAACCGACTGAATCTCGTCCTGGTCCAGTTTGGAAGGTGAGCCTTTCAAGGCTTCGGTCAGGCCAAATAATAGAGCCTGGGGCTCAATTTCAATTCCTTGTTTGGCGAAGTTGGCAGCCATATCTCTACCAATAATGTAGCTGATCTTCTGTGTGAGGTCTTTTAATTCCATAGTTTAATATTTTGCTAAAGGTACGGTTTCTATTTGGAAAGGTATAAAAGTAAACAGGAGGCCTTCCGTTAGGAGGGCCTCCTGCTGTTATATAAAAAGGGAGGTTACAGGTAAATCACCGGTTCTTCATCAGATAAATCTAAGGAGATTTTCTCCTCAAAGAACCACTTTGAAACCAGGAAATAGAGCACCCCAATGGCAAAAATAGAAGAGATAGTAGAGATGGTTTTCATGGCTTTCTGCTTTAATGGTTTTATACTATAAACGAAAATCATATGACTAGGTTTATAAGCTTGGGCAATGGTCTAGATGTATAAGTGGTTTAAATTTTAAGTATAAGTAGTTGTCTTAAAAGTGCTTGAGGCGGTTATTGAAAGTAGTTGTGAAGGTAAGACTTTGTGAATTTAACTTTTCCCTTTGGTACCCTTGATCTCAACCCCCTCCTTATTTAATCCCCTAGCACCATGCGTACAAGGCATAGGATGCGAGATCGCTTTTGAAGAAAAAGTGAAAACCGCTAAAGTTTGCTACTGCCATTAAAAAAGGGAGCCGGTAACTACCGGCTCCCTTTTTTCATTCCAAAGACTCAGAACTCACTAGATTACATATTGCGGCGATATTGGCCACCTACTGAGAACAGCGCGTTGGTGATTTGGCCCAGAGAGCAATACTTAGAGGCTTCCATCAGTTCCTCAAAGATGTTGCCGTTCTGTACCGCCACTTCTTGCAGGCGTTTCAGATGCGCGGGAGCAGTTTCCGCAAAGCGGGCGTGCAGTTCTTGTAGCATGGTGATCTGGTATTGCTTTTCCTCCTCGGTCGCCCTGATCACCTCAGAAGGTAACACGGTAGGAGAACCGGTGCTGCTCAGGAAGGTGTTCACGCCAATGATAGGGTATTCGCCGGTGTGCTTAAGTGTCTCATAGTACAGGCTTTCTTCCTGGATCTTGCCACGCTGGTACATGGTCTCCATGGCGCCCAACACGCCACCACGTTCGGTGATGCGGTCAAACTCCAGCAATACTGCTTCCTCTACCAGATCGGTCAGTTCTTCAATGATAAACGAGCCTTGCAGCGGGTTCTCATTCTTAGCCAGTCCTAGTTCGCGGTTGATGATCAACTGAATAGCCATGGCACGGCGCACCGAGGCTTCGGTAGGCGTGGTAATGGCCTCATCATAGGCATTGGTGTGTAGCGAGTTACAGTTGTCGTAGATCGCGTACAGCGCCTGCAGCGTGGTCCGGATATCGTTGAAGTCAATCTCCTGCGCGTGCAGGGAGCGGCCCGAGGTCTGGATATGGTATTTCAACATCTGCGAGCGGGCGTTGGCGCCGTACTTCAGTTTCATGGCCTTGGCCCAGATTCTTCTGGCCACGCGGCCAATCACCGCATACTCTGGGTCAATGCCGTTGGAGAAGAAGAAGCTCAGGTTAGTCGCAAAGGCGTTAATGTCCATGCCGCGGCTCACGTAGTACTCCACAAACGTGAAGCCGTTGGCCAGCGTGAAGGCCAGCTGCGAGATAGGGTTGGCGCCCGCCTCCGCAATGTGGTAGCCCGAGATGGACACCGAGTAGAAGTTCCGGACGTTGTGGTCAATGAAGTACTGCTGCACGTCTCCCATTAGGCGTAGCGCGAACTCCGTACTGAAGATACAGGTGTTCTGCGCCTGGTCTTCTTTCAGGATATCGGCTTGCACCGTTCCGCGGACCGAGGCCAGCGTGCGCTCTTTGATCTGCGCATACAAGTCTGCCGGTAGCACCTGGTCACCTGTCACGCCCAGGAGCATGAGGCCTAGGCCGTCGTTGCCGTCTGGCAGTGGTCCCTGGTAGGTAGGGCGTTTTTGGCCTATTTTTTGGAAAATAGCCTCAATCCGCTGGTTTACTTCCTCCTCCAGACCGTTCTCTTTGATGTAGAGTTCACACTGCTGGTCAATGGCGGCGTTCATGAAGAAGCCCGTGAGCATGGCGGCCGGACCGTTAATGGTCATGGACACCGAGGTCATGGGGTGAGCCAGGTTGAAGCCCGAGTAGAGTTTCTTGGCATCGTCCAGACATGCAATGCTTACTCCGGAGTTACCAATCTTTCCGTAGATATCCGGGCGGAGATCTGGGTCCTCACCATATAAAGTAACGGAGTCAAAGGCGGTGGATAAACGCTTGGCTGGCAATCCTTTACTAACGTAGTGGAAACGACGGTTAGTGCGCTCTGGCCCGCCTTCACCAGCGAACATACGGGTGGGGTCTTCGCCTTCGCGCTTGAACGGGAATACACCGGCGGTGTAGGGGAACTCGCCCGGCACGTTCTCCTGCAGGTTCCATTTGAGCAAGTCGCCCCAGGCCTCATAGCGGGGCGTGGCAATCTTGGGAATCTGTAACTGGGAAAGGCTGGTGGTGTGGGTGGCAATCTTCAGGACCTTGTCCCTCACCTTGAACTCATAGAACTCGTTTTTGTAGCTCTGGCGTTTCTCGGGCCAGCCTTCCAGCAGTTTCTTGTTCTGCCCGTCCAAGCGCAGGGCGGTTTCCTCGTAGGCGTATTCCAGGCCTTTGATCAGGCGGTCCTTGTCCTCTACCTCAATAGCCTGAATGGCTTCAATGGATTGCCGGATGCCGTACAGTTTCTGAGCCACGCTGGCCTGATCCAGTACCCATTTATCATAGGCGCGGTTGTTCTCCGAGATCTCAGAAAGGTAGCGCGTGCGGGCAGGAGGGATGATGTAGACTTTCTCAGACATCTCACCGCTGGTGCTCAGGTTGGAGGCAAAGGCCACGCCGGTTTTCTCAGAGATCTTGGCAATCACGGCCTTGTACAGGCGGTTCATGCCTGGGTCATTGAACTGCGAGGCAATGGTCCCGAACACTGGGATGTCATCATCGTTCACGTCCCAGAGCTGATGGTTGCGCTTGTATTGTTTCTTGACATCGCGTAGCGCATCCAGGGCCCCGCGCTTGTCAAATTTGTTGAGGGCGATGATATCCGCAAAATCCAGCATGTCAATCTTCTCCAGCTGGGTGGCGGCGCCGTACTCTGGCGTCATCACGTACAGGCTGGCGTCTGAATGCTCAATGATCTCGGTGTCTGACTGGCCAATGCCCGAGGTCTCCAGAATGATCAGGTCAAACTGGGCGGCCTTCACAATGTCCACGGCGTCCTGAACATATTTGCTCAAAGCCAGGTTGCTCTGGCGGGTAGCCAACGAACGCATGTACACTCGGCTGTTGCTGATGGCGTTCATCCGGATCCTATCACCTAGCAAGGCCCCGCCGGTTTTGCGCTTAGACGGGTCCACAGAGATAATGGCGATAGTCTTTTCCGGAAAATCGGCCAGGAACCGGCGCACCAGTTCATCTACCAACGATGATTTACCGGCCCCGCCGGTACCAGTGATACCCAGCACCGGGGGTAGCAATTTGCTGGTTGTTTGATTCCAGGGAATCTACTCCGGCCAGCAGTTGCTCTTTTACCTTGGCATATTCCTCCGGGAAGTTCTCGGCGGCGGAGATAAGGCGGGCAATGGACTTAATGTCTTTTTCTTTCAGGTGTTTCACCTCACCGTTCAGGTTCTGTCCGGTAGGGAAGTCGCATTTCTGCAGCATGTCATTGATCATGCCCTGCAGGCCCATGGCGCGCCCATCGTCTGGCGAATAGATGCGGGCAATGCCGTAGCCGTGCAGTTCCTCAATCTCAGAGGGGAGGATCACACCGCCACCGCCGCCAAAGATGCGGATATGGCCGCAGCCGCGCTCTTCCAGCAGGTCATGCATGTACTTGAAGTACTCCAGGTGACCGCCTTGGTAAGAAGTGAGGGCAATGGCTTGGGCATCTTCCTGAATGGCGCAGTCCACGATCTCCTGCACGGAGCGGTTGTGGCCCAGGTGAATCACCTCAGCCCCAGAGGCCTGGATGATACGGCGCATAATATTGATGGCCGCGTCATGGCCGTCAAACAAAGATGCCGCCGTGACAATGCGGATATGGTTAACCGGTTTGTAAGGTTGTACAGAAGTAACTGACATTTGTTAGGTAGCTGGTGAACGTTATGCGAAAGTACGAATTTTCCAGTAGAACCGTAGAAGGGCCTGCTTTCCCAGAAGGAAAGGCAGATTGCTGCCAAGATGAGTAATTTTTGCCTGTTTTCGGGAAAACGGCCACTAAACGGGAATTGTTCATTTACACACCTCCCGCCACTCCTTATTTACGTAGTTTTGGGCAAGAACCCGCTCTCTATGGATATCTTACCGGCCCTGCCTTTCATTCCCATTCTAGAAATAATAGGAACCTTTGTCTTCGCGATCAGCGGTACGCTCACTGCCGCCGACAAGAAGCTGGACCCCTTTGGCGCCGGGGTCATTGCCTTTGTGACCGCCCTGGGCGGAGGTACCCTGCGCGATCTGCTCTTGAACCTACGGCCCGTCTGGATTCAGGAAGAGCATTTATTGATTACGGTGTTGGCCTCAGTGGTGGTGGCGGTGCTGTTCCGGCGGAAAATTGTAAAGTTTAGGCGCACCATGTTTTTATTTGATACGGCCGGGATTGCTTTGTTTACCGTGCTAGGCATGGAGAAGGCCTTGCGGGTAGGGGTGTCGCCGCTGATTGCCCTGGTGATGGGCGTGGTGACGGCGGTATTTGGCGGCGTAGTGCGGGATATCCTTTGCAATGAGATCCCGCTTATTTTCCGGAAAGAGATTTACGCCACGGCCTGTCTGGCGGGCGGCGGCACCTACCTGCTCATGCGCCTGGCACCGGTTCCTGCGGGAATTCCCATGGGAGTGGCCATCTTAATCATTATTCTGGTCAGGCTGCTGGCGGTCAAATTCAAATGGTCCTTCCCCAACCTGAATCCTTAATGAGTGAGTGAGTGAGTGAGTGAGTGAGTGAGTGAGTGAGTGAGTGAGTGGCGTTTTGAAGCTGTTTTTGGGAAAAAGGGCCTAAAACGGAAATTGGAAGGACGGTAGGTGGAAGTTGTTTAGGTAGTGCCTACTTCCTTCAGAATTTGTGATTTGATTTGCCCCATACTATACCAGGGCTACAAAGTGGAGGGTTTACCCCAACCAAATAGCTATAAAAAACCAACCTTCTGACAAGCCGAATTCTTTTGACTAATGGCAGGTTCCTTCATTTTATGGCGCAACCGTAGCAGCGTTCAAAAAAGAAAGTAGACCGTAGATTGGTACCGGAATTCTTTATGCCAGAAGGTTGGTACTCTGATAGGCTATTCTAAAATCTTCACAGCTACCGGATCCAGGCGGTTGCCTTCTTTTACTACTTCTACTTCTACCTTGCCACCTTCTTTCAGTTGGTCAAAGGCCACCGCCTCGCCGTTGCGGGTAAGCGTGGTGGTTTCTGTGAAATACAGCTCTAATACTTTATCATCATTGGTTTTTACGTAGATCTCAGACTTGTCTGCTTCTACTTCCTTAATGGTGCCTTGGTAGGTGCCAGACTCTACTACATCTGTTTTATCTCCGCAGCCATAGAAAAAAGGCGCTACCGCAAATAAGGCGGGCAGGAACATTTTCGTGATTTTCATGAGCAGTTTTATTTTGTTAGTGAAAAGTTAAATATAGGTTTTATTTACTATTTTATGGTAGATACCCTCGTCTTTACAGCTTGAACTGCAGCGTGACGTAGTAATTGCGGGCGTCTGAAGGGATTATTCCCGGGCCCGGGTAGGCCGTGGCCCGGCGGGTGAAGTAGCGGTTATCTGTGAGGTTATTAAGGCCGGTTTCCAGGGTGAAACGCTTATAAGTGTAGCTGCCAGACAGATCCATGACCCAGTAAGCGGGTATTTTCCCGAAGACGGCGGTGGGTTCACTAATGCTGTTGGAGGCGTCTGTGTATTGCTCAGAGGTGTAGGCATATTGGTAGGAGAGCTTGAAATTCCCCTTCTTAAAGGAGGTTCCTGTTTTGGCGATAACAGCCGGCGCCAGCTCTACTTTTTTGCCTTTGAAGATTTCCTCTTCTATCAGGTAATCGGCGTCTACCAGGGTCAGGTTGGAGAATACAGAGAGGCTGGTTTTGTGCTCTTTTCCGAAAAACAGCTTCAAAACGTCGGCCTCCACAAATGTTTCCACGCCCCGGTTTCTGGACTTGCCTATGTTGGTGCGCAGGAGGTAATTGGTATACAAAACCTCATCTTTCTGCGGCCTTAGGCCAATGCGGTTGTCATACACCAGGTTGAAGAGGCTGATGTCAAAGTTCACTACTTCGGCAATGCCGCCGCGGGTGCCCAGGTCCAGGCTGTAGCCTTTCTCATCTTGCAGGTTCTGGTCAATTCTGATGTTGGCGTTCACAATGCGCATGTCATTGAAGTTGATGGCGCGGTAATTCTGGGAGAAATTTCCGTAGACTTCCAGCTGGTCAGAGGGCTTAAAGCTAATCCCCAACCCGAAGAGGACTAGACCCCGGGTATTGAGGCGATTTTCCTGCACCCGTTCCTCTAGTAAGATGTTGCCTGCTTGGTCACGGTTCTCCACGTCATACCTTCCCTGGGCCCGGGTCCTGATCCACTCATAGCGGAGGCCCGGGGTGACGCTTAATTTTGACGTGATGTTGAAGATGTTCTCCGTGAACACCGCCAGGTTACGGCTGGGGTAGTCATAGTCTGAAAGGCTGGGGTTGCCGTTGTCTGGGTAATACCTGAAATCCGGGCCTGACCCGGCAGAGCCATTGCCCTGTTTCTGGTCTGTAAAGCCATGGTAGTAGCGGGTTCCCACCAAAAAAGTGGAGGAATGGCCCAAAAGGGTATACCTGTGAATCAGGCGGGTCTCGTTCCCGAAGTTCCTGAATTTGTCCTTCAGCAGCAGACGTTCCCCCATAGGGTCGGGCCGGTTGATTTTCTCCAGGTAACCCAGGGCCTTGCGTTCGGCCACCAACCCGAAGTTGCGCACGTTCAGCTTGGTACGCTCGCCTAGCCGGTAGTCCAGTGACAGCGAAAGCAGGTTCCAATTCACAGCAAACCAGTTGCGGTCACGCACCGACTGGCGCGGGTCTGCCGCAAAGGCCGCGTCAGTGAGGCCACCTGGCTGCTGAGCCAGATAGTCCATGTAGGTGTAATCCAGCTTCACCTCAAGTTTTTCTGAGGGCTGGTAATGGAGGCTTCCGAACGCGGTGTGCACGTTAAAACCGGAGTTAGGCCGCCAACCGTCGCCGCGCTTGTATTGGTAGAACCCGTAAAAATGGAACTGGCCTTTTTGGGCCGCCACGCTGTTGAAAGAGCTGAACAACCCAAAGGAGCCACCGGTCTGGCGGCTCACCAGCTCAAAGGACTTTTCTTCTGGGGCTTCTTTCATCACAAAGTTGAGCATGCCGCCAAATTGAGTACCATACTGCAGAGAGGCTGCTCCCCGTACCACTTCAATGCGGTCCAGGGCCTCGGTAGGAGGGGTGTAGTAACTTTCGGGGTAGCCCAGGGCATCGGCACTGATGTCATAGCCATTCTGGCGGGTATTGAAGTTGGAGGTACGGTTAGGGCTCAAGCCCCGGCCACCAATACCCAGCTGCAGGCCGGCCCCGTCGCTTTCCCAGATGTTGAGTCCGGCCACCTTGGCAAATACCTGCCGGCTGTTGTTGGTGGCCAGGTTACCGGTCACATCGCGCATATTGATCACCTCGGTTTTCTTGGCCTCATAAATGGCAGTGCCTTCAGTGGACCGCAGGCGTGACACCCCCAGGTCTTTAGCCCTTTCTGAGTTTACCTTAACCTCTCCAATAGTGCCTTCCAGGGGCTTGAGCGCGAATTCCAGGGTAACATCTGCGTTGGTGATGGTGATTTCCTGGGTTTGGGTGGTCAGGCCCAGGCTGAAGGCGGTGAGGGTATAAGTGCCGGCCTTTAGGTTCTTGATCTGGTAATTTCCTTTTCTATCGGCTTTGGCAAAAGTGCCGTTGTTCACCAACAGCACCTCGGCCTCTGCCGGGGCCTGGTTGGTGGCAGTGTTGGTGATGGAGCCTGTAATGGAATAGGTCTGTGCCAGCGTTAACTGTAGGCTGCCTATCAGGAAAAGGAAGGTAAGGAGTAGGCGCATGTTATTTGGTTTGGCCTGCAGCGGTAGGCTGCGGCGCTTTTTCTGCAAAAGGTAAAATCCAAGGTTTGTGCCGGAAGCTCTCCTGGGCGTTGGCCAGGTTAAACTGCGGGTCAATAAGCAGGCGGCTGCCCCGTCCGTTCATGGCCACGTAAGCCTCAGCGCGAACCTGCGGGTTGGGTAGGCCTTTGGCTTTGAAGGCATCGCGCAGCAGGTGGGCATATTGCAGGAGCATGTCTGGTTGGGTGGCCACCATTTTTTCCTGGTTCACGGTAAGGTAATCACGGTTATTGATTTCGGTTTCCTGGCCGGTGCGTGGGTCCCGCACATAAAAGAAGGCCGTTCCGGTCTTTTCCATGAGCATCACGCGCCACGAAAAGCGGTAGCCCTGCTCGGTCCAGAACAGGTTGTCTGGGTACAGCAGAAAGCGCCACGGCACCAAAACCTGCACTACAAAATGCAGGGCCAGAAACCCCATGACCAAGCCAGGAATAGGTTTAGAGTACGGAACCGGAGCCGATGCAAAGACAGGTTTGCTGCGGGCCAAACCGCGGAGGAACTGCAATACCTTTTCATGGAAATCTGCCGAGAAGAAGACCAGCGTGCTCATCATCATGATGTAAGGGAACATGCCAATCTGGAACAGCACCGCCGTGAGCACATGAAAGACCACCACCGTGACATACGCCAGCGGCCGGCTCTTGCGCCAGCTCAGAAAGAAGGGAATGGTCAAGTCATAGAATGCCCCAAACCAGCAGAACAGATAAGCCACCCAGAGCTTATCCAACAAGGGCCCAATAAGGGGCAGGTGCGTGTGGGCTGGAAGCCAGTACCGTAACGGCATAGCTTCCAGCAGCCAGTCTGGGTTCAGTTTGGCCACGCCGGCAAAAAAATATACCATGCCCAGTTGCAGCTGGAAGATCAAGATAGTCCATCGGGGCACCTGCTTTACCCAAAGCGAAGGATTCCGGAGAACATCCAGGGAGAAATGCCGGTGCGCCGGTACCATGATCATTAAAAGGGCCACCACGCTCACAAAGTAGTAGTGGTTGAGGTAATTGGTTTTGTCTATGAGCTCCACATATGTGAAGCTGAGGAAAAACAATACCGCCGACCACCGGTAAAAAAGGCCCAGCAGAATGCCCAGGGCGGAAAGCGCCATCAAAATAAAAAGAAGGTGCATGCCGGTCTGGCCCAGGGGTTTTACCCATTCAAAACCATAGAACGGGAAGTAATACTTAGGGGTCACATACAGTTCCTGCACCCAGCCTTTGGCCATGAACCGCACAATACTGCCCAGCATCATCATCCCGAAGATAATGCGGAAAACCGCCAGCGGGGCGGCGGAAACCGGGGCAGAAAGGGTGGTTCTCAGATTGCGCAGCATAAAGACTGGTAAGGTTTAGTCGCCGTCGTTGTCAGTGTAAGTGATGGTCACCCCTAAGGCGGCAGGAAGGTCCGTTTTGGTGAGGATGATCAATTTTTGCAACTCTTCATACAGTTTGTTTACCGCCGGCAGATTGCTGTTCACCGCCTGGTCCAGTGGGGCCGGAACGGCAGCTAGGGCCGTGAGCGCCGCATTGAACTGTTGGTTAATGACTTCCGCCAGCGTGAGCCCGTTGTATTTTTTGGCGGCGTCTACGTGGTTCAGGTAATCATCCAGGCCGGGTCCGTTCACGCCAGCGGCCGTTTGGCCCAGGAAAATAGCCTTTTGGGCATTAAGGTTACGCTCCAGCAAAGCCAGGGAGGTATGGCTGTAATAGGCTTCCACGCGTTCAGGCTGCGGGGTGCCCGCGGTAAACTTACCGGCCGGAATTCCCACTTTGGTGCGCTTAGAAAGGTCTATCTCAAAGTTAAACTGGTTCACCAGGTTGCCCACCGCGCTGCCTACGGCAGTTCCACCTGACTCTTTGAAGTTCTTGGCATAGGAACCGGTAGTCCAGCCGGTGTAGGTAACATCTGCCGCTTGTTTTACCAGGGTGGTAAGGTCTTGCAAGTATTTTTTGCGGTTGGCAGCGTTGGTAGCAGTGGTGTATTGGTCTACAACAGCTGCTTCACTGGCCTGGCCATACAGCAGGTAATCCAGGGCCGGGAATCCTTTGGCAGATAAATTGGCCGTGGTCTGCAGGTTGTAGCTGCCGGCGCTGATGTTGCTTTCTATCTGGCTGGTGGTGGTAGGGAAGATGTTTAGGTTGGTGCGCAGCATCTGCTCATCGGCGGGGCCGAATTCATAGAGGCTTACTTCCTGCCAGGCTTGGTAAGCTTCCTGGTACTCTTTGCGGGCGGCTGCCAGGGTGGTAACGGATGGGCTGGCGGTAAAGGCGGTAATGGCATTGGCCATGCCATCGGTTTCTGCTTTAAACTTCTGGTAGCCTGGTATGATAAGGTTATCTGCGTAGTTGGTCAGCATGGCCTTGCGGTCATATTCTGAACCGGGGGTTACCTCTTCACTGGAACTGCAGCTGGCTATGGCCGCCAGGCAGGCTAGGGCAGCGGCATAGGTATAGTTTCTTAGTTGAATCATAGGGTAGGGTGAAATAAAAGCAAAGAGCAGCAATTACGGCATTTGAGGTGCCATAACTACTGCTCTAATTATTGTTGAAGGGAAATATAGATCATTTTTAAAGCTGGGATTTTATGTTATCCATACCGTAGGCGGTACTGATCACGTTCACGGCGGCAGTAATGTCAGCGGCGGTGGTGTTGTAGAAGTTGGTGCCAATTTTGGTCATGACTTCATTGTACTGCGCGTCAGAGATCTTACGATCTGTCTTGTACTTCAGGCTCATGATAAACCCAAGGGCTTCAGACAGGTAATGGCTTTTCTTTGCTTGGTCTGCTATGTTGGCTTTGGCGGCATTGAGTTCCAGGATGGCCGAAGCGGCTACAATTCTTTCCCACTCGGTGCGCAGGGTGGCAATGGCGGCGTCTTTGCCTTTTGCATCTTTGGCAGAAATAGCAGCACGTCCTTTCAGGAAAGCATCCATCATGGTTTTGTTGCTACCCAGGCTAGGGTTTACCTGGTTGCTGTAGTTAGCCCAGAACTTAAGGCCGGTCACGTTGGTAGGGAAATCAATTGGGGCCCCGAAATAGCCGAACGCCTCATCAAAATGGTGCTCCAGGGTTGTGCCTTCGCCGGGGGTAACGGTTACGTTATCAACAGAAGGGCCGGTTTTAGAAGGAGTGAGGTAAGACTCAACTGCCTGGAAATAGAACACGGCGCCCATAAGGCCTTTCTGGATCACCTGCCCCGGCTCCACGCCGTTGGCATCTACCAGATATTTTGAGTTTTCAGCGGTGGTTAACAGGCCTGCTTTGCCGTTAAGGGCAGGGGTGCCAGCAGAAAGGCTTGCCCCAGCGGCAACGTTGAAATAATTTTCTATTACGGTTTGTGCAGATAGAATAGTCTTGTCCTTTAACTGCTTGCCCGAAGTGTTCAGAGCGGCGTCAGCGAACGGAGCGTTTGTATTGGCATACATATTCTTCATTTTCTGCGCATCCAAAATCGCCCCGGTGTTTCCGGTTCTCACGTAAGTGTTCAGCTCGGTCAGCATAGCCAGGCGGGCTGTCTGGCCGGAATAATTCACGTTCTGGAAATTATAGGTAGTAGGGATGGTGTAAGAAACCTCATCTTCTTTATCATCTGAACAAGAAGAAAAAAGAGCACATACTGCCAGACCAGCTACGGCCATTGACTTATAAGTAAAAGAGAACATCATTTAAGTGGAGGGTTTATTTAGACTGATTAAAAATATGACGCAAATCTAGTAGCCCCACCTTTATAAGGCAAGCGTTGTTTAGAATAATTTTAAATAAGAGAAGACAAGGGAAAACCTCAAGATTGGTTCTTTACATCTTGCCAACGTCATAATGATGATATGAACTA
This Rufibacter radiotolerans DNA region includes the following protein-coding sequences:
- a CDS encoding FKBP-type peptidyl-prolyl cis-trans isomerase, whose amino-acid sequence is MELKDLTQKISYIIGRDMAANFAKQGIEIEPQALLFGLTEALKGSPSKLDQDEIQSVMMQLQMQMQEKQQASAGVSGEQNKKEGEAFLESNKAKEGVKTLPSGLQYEVLESGSGKTPTKTSHVTTHYHGTLIDGTVFDSSYERGEPATFPVNGVIAGWTEALQLMKEGDKWRLFIPSNLAYGPRGAGADIGPNAALIFDVELISVNN
- a CDS encoding cobalamin B12-binding domain-containing protein; translated protein: MSVTSVQPYKPVNHIRIVTAASLFDGHDAAINIMRRIIQASGAEVIHLGHNRSVQEIVDCAIQEDAQAIALTSYQGGHLEYFKYMHDLLEERGCGHIRIFGGGGGVILPSEIEELHGYGIARIYSPDDGRAMGLQGMINDMLQKCDFPTGQNLNGEVKHLKEKDIKSIARLISAAENFPEEYAKVKEQLLAGVDSLESNNQQIATPGAGYHWYRRGR
- a CDS encoding trimeric intracellular cation channel family protein, whose translation is MDILPALPFIPILEIIGTFVFAISGTLTAADKKLDPFGAGVIAFVTALGGGTLRDLLLNLRPVWIQEEHLLITVLASVVVAVLFRRKIVKFRRTMFLFDTAGIALFTVLGMEKALRVGVSPLIALVMGVVTAVFGGVVRDILCNEIPLIFRKEIYATACLAGGGTYLLMRLAPVPAGIPMGVAILIIILVRLLAVKFKWSFPNLNP
- a CDS encoding methylmalonyl-CoA mutase family protein, whose product is MLPPVLGITGTGGAGKSSLVDELVRRFLADFPEKTIAIISVDPSKRKTGGALLGDRIRMNAISNSRVYMRSLATRQSNLALSKYVQDAVDIVKAAQFDLIILETSGIGQSDTEIIEHSDASLYVMTPEYGAATQLEKIDMLDFADIIALNKFDKRGALDALRDVKKQYKRNHQLWDVNDDDIPVFGTIASQFNDPGMNRLYKAVIAKISEKTGVAFASNLSTSGEMSEKVYIIPPARTRYLSEISENNRAYDKWVLDQASVAQKLYGIRQSIEAIQAIEVEDKDRLIKGLEYAYEETALRLDGQNKKLLEGWPEKRQSYKNEFYEFKVRDKVLKIATHTTSLSQLQIPKIATPRYEAWGDLLKWNLQENVPGEFPYTAGVFPFKREGEDPTRMFAGEGGPERTNRRFHYVSKGLPAKRLSTAFDSVTLYGEDPDLRPDIYGKIGNSGVSIACLDDAKKLYSGFNLAHPMTSVSMTINGPAAMLTGFFMNAAIDQQCELYIKENGLEEEVNQRIEAIFQKIGQKRPTYQGPLPDGNDGLGLMLLGVTGDQVLPADLYAQIKERTLASVRGTVQADILKEDQAQNTCIFSTEFALRLMGDVQQYFIDHNVRNFYSVSISGYHIAEAGANPISQLAFTLANGFTFVEYYVSRGMDINAFATNLSFFFSNGIDPEYAVIGRVARRIWAKAMKLKYGANARSQMLKYHIQTSGRSLHAQEIDFNDIRTTLQALYAIYDNCNSLHTNAYDEAITTPTEASVRRAMAIQLIINRELGLAKNENPLQGSFIIEELTDLVEEAVLLEFDRITERGGVLGAMETMYQRGKIQEESLYYETLKHTGEYPIIGVNTFLSSTGSPTVLPSEVIRATEEEKQYQITMLQELHARFAETAPAHLKRLQEVAVQNGNIFEELMEASKYCSLGQITNALFSVGGQYRRNM